The segment GGGAGTAATGTACCGTCAGGTCAGCAACCGGTTCCCCTCCCATGAGCCGCTCATCGCTGCGCTCGATTTGTCCACCCATGGCGATCAACATGTCCAGCAGGCCGATACGAGTGGGATTGACGCCGACGTTGACGATGCGGAGTTCCGATCCCGGCGTCAGCAGACAGGCCACCAAAGGAAATGCCGCAGCAGAAAAATCCCCGGGAATACGCATGGTTTGGGCCTTCAGAGCGGGCCAGCATCCGACGCTGACGGTCAGGCCATTGCGTTCCACCTCACCCCCGAAAGCGGCCAGCATGCGTTCGGTATGATCGCGGGTCTGGGCGGACTCGGTGACGCTGGTCACACCCGGGGTGTTGATGCCGGCCAACAGGATGGCACTCTTGACCTGGGCTGAGACCACGGGGCATTGATAGTCGATGGGCAACAACTCCTGACCGCCATGAATCACCAGGGGTGCCAGACGACCATGGTCGCGACCCAGGATACGTGCCCCCATGCGCCGCAATGGTTCCACCACCCGCCCCATGGGCCGCCGCCGCAAACTGGCATCCCCGTTGACAATCGACATGAAGGGTTGCGTGGCCAACAGCCCGGTCAACAATCGCATGGCCGTGCCGGAATTGCCCAGATCCAGGACATCCTCGGACTCCGTCAAACCTTCCAGTCCCACGCCATCGATGCTCCAACGGCCCAGGCCACGTTGCTGGATTTCCACCTTCATGGCGCGAAAGGCATCGATGGTCCGCAAAACATCTTCTCCTTCGAGAAGATTGTCCACTTCGGTGCGTCCCTCGGCCAGGGCACCAAAAATGATGGCCCGATGCGAAATCGATTTGTCTCCGGGTGGAGTGACTTTGCCCCGCAACGGCACCCCTGGAGTCATGCGCAGCACCTGGCCTTTTTTTTCCTGATTGCGTTCTCCGTCCACGCCATGCTCCTTGAATCAAGTCCGTCAGGACTCGCCACGCAGAAGTTTGTTTTCGGCCAAAACCCGGTCGCGGGTACCTTTGGCGCGGGCAAATTTGCCAAACAGGCCATCGGCATCCCCCTCTTCGACCCGTTTGGTCAGTTGTTCCAGGTCAACGCGAAAACGATTGAGCATTTCCACGATGGCGACCCGATTTTCCAGACAAATATCCCGCCACATGGTGGGATCGGACGAGGCAATGCGGGTAAAATCCCGAAAACCACTCGCCGCAAACCGGAACACCTCACCCCGCAGATCATCTTCCAGATCCGACAAGGTGTTGACGATATTATAGGCCATGAGGTGGGGCAGATGGCTTGTGGCGGCCAGAACCCGGTCATGGTAGTCGGGATCCATGATTTCCACTTTGGAGCCGACGGCCTCCCAGACCAGACGGACATATTCCATGGCCTGGGCCTGGGTATGGGGGGTGGGGGTCAGGACGGTCCGGCTGCCGTGGTAGAGGCTGGGAATCGAGGCTTCGACACCGGAGTGTTCGCGTCCGGCAATCGGGTGGCTGCCGACAAAATGGGCATGTTCCGGCATCAGGGCTTCACAGCGCCGGACAATGGAACCCTTGACACTCCCGGCATCGGTGACCACGGCTCCTTTGGCCAGGGCTGGTGCAAAATTTTCCACTGTGGGAACGATGGAACAAACCGGTGTGGAGACCAGCACCAGATTGGCTCCCGCCACGCCTTCCGCAGCCGATACCGTGCCCTGGTCGATGACTTTCATATCCAGGGCCTTTTCCAGGGTACGTCGCCGCCGGGCCACGCCGATCACTTCACCGACCAGGTCCTGTTCCCGCAAGGCCTGCGCCAGGGAACCCCCGATGAGACCAACGCCCACCACCGCCAACCGCTTGATGAAAAATGACACCGTTCCGTTCCTTGTCAATAGAAGCCAGCCTGCAACCGGAAGCAAAAGCAACGATTCAACCACCCCATTAAAAAACGTTCGAAAAACTGGGAAGGAGGTCCAGGAGGAAGGGCTGTGCCCTTCCTCCTGGCGGGGTTTGGGGCGGAG is part of the Magnetococcales bacterium genome and harbors:
- the aroA gene encoding 3-phosphoshikimate 1-carboxyvinyltransferase, with translation MTPGVPLRGKVTPPGDKSISHRAIIFGALAEGRTEVDNLLEGEDVLRTIDAFRAMKVEIQQRGLGRWSIDGVGLEGLTESEDVLDLGNSGTAMRLLTGLLATQPFMSIVNGDASLRRRPMGRVVEPLRRMGARILGRDHGRLAPLVIHGGQELLPIDYQCPVVSAQVKSAILLAGINTPGVTSVTESAQTRDHTERMLAAFGGEVERNGLTVSVGCWPALKAQTMRIPGDFSAAAFPLVACLLTPGSELRIVNVGVNPTRIGLLDMLIAMGGQIERSDERLMGGEPVADLTVHYSPLRGITVPREWVPLAIDELPIFSVAAALAEGETILEGAEELRVKESDRIAAMTAGLTRLGANVEERADGMRIAGRPQGLAGGVTVDSWTDHRVAMSLLVAGLACKNPVTVTRCDNIATSFPGFVALMQKLGASLGEGFGPSAG
- a CDS encoding prephenate dehydrogenase/arogenate dehydrogenase family protein, encoding MSFFIKRLAVVGVGLIGGSLAQALREQDLVGEVIGVARRRRTLEKALDMKVIDQGTVSAAEGVAGANLVLVSTPVCSIVPTVENFAPALAKGAVVTDAGSVKGSIVRRCEALMPEHAHFVGSHPIAGREHSGVEASIPSLYHGSRTVLTPTPHTQAQAMEYVRLVWEAVGSKVEIMDPDYHDRVLAATSHLPHLMAYNIVNTLSDLEDDLRGEVFRFAASGFRDFTRIASSDPTMWRDICLENRVAIVEMLNRFRVDLEQLTKRVEEGDADGLFGKFARAKGTRDRVLAENKLLRGES